A genomic stretch from Helianthus annuus cultivar XRQ/B chromosome 1, HanXRQr2.0-SUNRISE, whole genome shotgun sequence includes:
- the LOC110864424 gene encoding high mobility group B protein 1: MKGARGKGAAKRDTLKPVDDRKVGKKKAAASKGKKTKAAKDPNKPKRPPSAFFVFLEEFRITFKKENPNNKAVSAVGKAGGEKWKSMSAAEKAPYEAKAAKRKTEYEKLMKAYNKKQESEADDVEEESDKSKSEVDEESGQEDDEADDDEDEDDD, translated from the exons ATGAAGGGTGCAAGGGGTAAAGGTGCTGCAAAAAGAGACACCTTGAAGCCTGTTGATGACAG AAAAGTAGGTAAGAAAAAGGCGGCAGCGAGCAAAGGCAAGAAGACTAAGGCAGCTAAAGATCCCAACAAGCCCAAGAGACCTCCAAGTGCTTTTTTTGTTTTCCT TGAGGAGTTTAGGATAACATTTAAGAAAGAAAATCCTAACAACAAGGCTGTGTCAGCT GTTGGGAAAGCTGGCGGAGAGAAGTGGAAGTCCATGAGTGCAGCC GAAAAAGCACCTTATGAAGCCAAAGCTGCAAAAAGGAAGACCGAGTATGAAAAACTTATGAAAGCATACAATAAAAAACAG GAGAGTGAAGCGGATGATGTTGAAGAAGAATCAGATAAGTCAAAATCTGAAGTAGACGAGGAAAGCGGGCAG GAGGATGATGAAGCGGACGATGacgaagatgaagatgatgattga